The DNA sequence cccattcattgaaacctAGTCCCACTCTCTTGTAtacttcccccctcttcaattatttttatgagaatgggtttggtttttttaatttaatactgtggagagaaAATAGGAGgaaatactgtggagaggaaattgtaacttctggatttttaaaaattgttatgtggggttttttttttgtctgttccacataaactagtaaacagttcaggagattgttgctctttttgttacaattacaaataaatattataaaaaaagtaaattctgattgtaataattgtttggatacactatatttttaatatgctagttgtgataattttatgccaagtcaaatggtccatagtcatattttatgctcctaaagtaacagaatgactttcaatctgggaaaaaaagtgctaatgtagcatttttatcaatttttcCGAATTTTtccattttggaaaaaaacagggtatttgagggacagcctttgtccatataatcctactcattctctcaggtcatctgaagtggcccttctgactgtgctgccaccagtagaagtggggtggcggcggctaggagtagggccttctcagtggtggcgccctgcttatggaattcccttccgtAGAACAGGAGTGAGCAAACTTTCAaccttagggatcctggacctttagcagttgtgtaggagagagaatttctgcaggtgtagcttgttatctgtgagatgCCAAGCTGCGCCTGCTgacatttcctcttctatgcaattgttaaagacCCAGGATCCCTGAAGTTGTGCATTTCAGTATGGAATTGCAGACAAGAAAGCCTGCAGGTAaccaaaatgtgtagattacctttgaggGGAAATAGTtgcaaaaccacttgttttggTGACTGTGGAATGCATGAGCAAAACTATTCTTTTTCCCCTAGCCCAGGGCCCGCTTAGGCTtagggcccagttgggagcaattagTCCAAACGGCGGGAAACCACCCCTGCTCCTCCGCAGGCATGGAGTGTAGCTCCTTTAAATATGAGGATGGCTGCCCAAGcgggaggcattccagagctaGATGAGCTCCCCAAAGCAGACAGCGTGgacactgtaatggaagatcaggagatcatcaggtggatgatgtggtgttgacagcgattccctgttttgacagctatttgacagctctgggaagggcagggctggctccacagctgtaatcaatcaaggctaatgcagacctggatggacacctgagcttcatttgaccttgatgagactttgaatggacatggactcatggactgaagagatggctcagctgagcctaacttggtagctcacagctgagctgagtttggacttaacaaggggctgcaggataaaaggcagcttctgaAGGAGCAacgggctggccaagcaggatgctgacccagccggacgctgaccaagagggctacctgacccagacctacaggaagagaggactgccaggaccctgctggaggagacacactgctggagaggaggaactctactgcagaagactggacagtgttttggagaccggattggacttggactggaggcttcagatgttacccccggagttaagtggagttttggggagggaaagcctttggacaagaggacttgcagggagtgtctgtatttgtagcaataaattcttgttaattgctatagataagaagttctgtgtttattcctttgcacaccacagctgtgcttcttggaaaaggagggtgttaattagccaaaaagcgggcattaaaagggagttgggatatttggacgggacaaattgccgtggtcggcaggagtcgagaatttggcaggaCAGACACCTTCAGTGGGGAAGACAGTGCCAGAAGTTGGATACCGTCTCTGTGGACAAGAAGCTGTCAAAATGCACAGCAGAAAAGGGCAAGCGGACCAAATGGTTGAGGTTTCTATGAGTAAAGAAACCACCAAACAGGCAGCACAGACATCTCCAAAAAGAAAATGTCACTGGGATAGTAGTAGGTAGGAGATGCTGCCTTTCCGAAgggctcattattattattattattattattattattattattattattattaacaacagtatttacacacacacacatatatatatatatatatatatatatatatatatatatatatatatatatatatatatatatccaggAGGACAATGATACAATAgtgccccctgcctccctgcttgtctCTTCCAAGCAACTCAGGAGAAACTGCACATAAAGGCCGCTGCATTTGTTCGAAGGCAATTCCCAGTCAAGCAGAGCTGGTCTGAATTGCACACCAGCAGGGGCCTGCACCCAGCATTGGATCCAGGGACACCATCATCAGTACGGGTGCTGGAGGGTTCGTTGCTGGAGCTACTTCTGGATAGGCTTCTAATCCTGCAGGGTTCACACTGACCAGCTGCAAATTGATGTGAAGCgacttgaaagaaaaataaaaggcaaGAGTTGTAACCGCTGGTTGCCTCCTACCTAAAGATCAAGGCAGGTGAAATCATGAAACGTGAGGGATAAAGTGAGACAAGAACCAAGAGCTTGGCACAAAATGGGGCGTGGGGTTCTCTAGCAAGCAACTGGCTGGatcatttctatcccacctttcactAGATAGTTCCAAGGTGGCTCATTGCTACTGTGGCCAAGCGTCAAACAACCACACTGCCAAATAGCTCCTCCCAAATGGCTTCTCCCTTTTTACCCTGTTCAAAAGGTATTCAGAGGCACCCAACCACTACAGCCAAAGGTATTGTGTCCCCAGCGTGATTACCCTCACAGACAGTCCTGTCCACCATGcctgtgtccaatccccttctgcaGCCATTCAGGCCAGTGGCCAttcccacatcttgtggcaatgaattccacagactaattatgcactgtgggAGGAAatccctccttctgtctctcctaactctcctgccagtctgtTTGCAGGCCTCCATTGATGCCAACCTGATCAAACTCTCTATTCTTCCCGGAGAGGAGCTGCAGCTCAGGGGTTGAGCAGGTTGTACCATCACCGCTCAAGAAGGGGGAGGACTTTTGGGAGGTCCGAGTCTGATTCCCTCTTGCTGCTCCTTTGGGTAATCCTTTGGGTGCCCAGAGTGAGATCCGGAATGCAGAAGGGGCTGAACTCAGGCTGAGGCTCCTTCTCTGCAAAGAGCCCCAAAGAGGATCCGGGAGGAGATCCAGGCCAAACATTCCACTTCAGAGGGGACTTTTGATGAGACCCACCATGTTTGGCGTCTCCTGGGGAGGGCTGTGGGGGTCTCCTTCATCTTTGCATTGTGCCTGACACCAGAAGTCTCTGCAGGTGTCTATGGACAGAAAGGGCTTCCATGGATCCTGCTGCACTGATACAATCAGCAGCTTTCAGAGTCGTTTCAGGCTGGAAAGGGTTAAATCTCACTCCAGGGGAAACTGATTCTGCCAAGGAGGGGCTGATCAGGCCCCTTGATGTCCCCAAAGAGCTTTCCTTGAAGCTCATCCTGCTGCTTTTCAAAAGTTGTTTTTGTGACGTCAGAGGAGATCCCGAGTCAGCTCCAGGAAGGGAAACTCCCCCTGCAGACTCATGGGAAGGAAACTAAAGTGATTCAGACTTCCCTGTGCCAGAAGCCATGGCAGCTGCAGCCAAGAAGCTCCGTCTTGGGGAGCAAGGATGGGCCACAGAAGCGGAGGGGTTTTGCGAGAAGCACCAGGAGCCCCTGAAGCTCTTCTGCAAGGACCACCAAGCCCCCATCTGTCTGGTGTGTGTCACATCCAAGGAGCATGAAAGCCACAAGGTGGATCTTTTGGAGGAGGTTTGCCAGTACAAGGTAGGAAAGAGCTGAggatctggaggggggggggagaaggcacaGAGCTGCAGCAGCGCACCTGTTAAAAGACCCAAAGTTTGCCTatgcctgaccccccccccccccacatccagtTCTTCCTTGGAGCAAACTGTATCACACACCTCTATGACTTTTCCAAGAGATAGCAAGGTACAGTTCTTAAATCAAAACACCAAGTAGAAAGTCTTTATGTGTATCCACTGGAGTCAGACTGAGACCTGTTACCTGAGCGCCTCAGAGAGTTTTTAACAagctctactactactactactactactactactactactactactgggtCTACTACTATAATAGAAGTTCTAGATTTATGGGATAATGACCGCAAACGACTTAGGGCACTGTTAGAAAAATACAGgaatttggggcagggaggaaataCCTTGTCCAGTTGGCTTGATCccatctgtgtttgtgtgtgtaaattTCAGTCATCCGTCCAAAGGAAATAAACTTGATCTTTCCTTTCTCATCAGGATCAGATCAGCAGCAGGCTGAAGATCTTGagagcagaaagagaaaaaatgctGACGTATAAAGCAGACACAGAAAAAGAAAGCCAAGACCTGCTGGTAAGTGTTACGATTATTGGGCAGTTAAATCATGCCTGAACCTGTTTCTGGAGACACAGAATAGAGCATGCAGGAGTCCAAGGGCAGGAGGCAGCTCTGCTGCTCTAATCCTCCATGGCTGGAATGGCCCCATCTCCTATGCACGACCATTCGGAAAGTGGGTCCTTTGAGGTCTTTAGGAAACTCTTTCATGACCAAATATTGATTTGAGCTCTGTCAAAACTCAGAAATGCCCTTCCAATTATGTTCAGCCTTATGGTACTACAAGGACGTGGCCCAGTCCAATTGGGCTTGCATcaacccagcaccagtgcacagtgttgcaaatgtgccgttaGGCATGCCTGCGACAGCCTACACCAGTTTggtgctggagctggctcagcaagAACCTGTGCTGATCCAGCACCAGGTAGAGGACAGGAGACTACCGCCCACCACTCCTGGTGAGCACGGGATGACGGAGTATTAAGTCTGGACAGGGGGGTGGTGTCCGAGTTGGGGAAGGTGTGacaggaggagggagtgaggaggggggtggagatggcgaCAGTCTCTACTACCTTACCCTCGCCCCCCTTACCGTTCCAGGAGACCCGACATGGGTATTGTTGAATCTGTGTATTGACCACACAATATTGGGCTCAGATCCAAGGGACCTATCAGGGCCTCCTGGTGATTACATGGGGTAAAGGTCTGTAAGCTCAGAGGGTTGTGGATGCCCTTCCTATCAAGTTTGACCTTATGGTTCTATAAGGACAGACTCGTAGCCCAATCCAGTTgggcttgcgccagcccagcagcgcacagtgttgcaaatgtgccgttaGGTATGCCTGCAGCAGTCTGCACcagtccagtgctggagctggctcagcaagAGCCTGTGCTGATCCAGCACCAGACAGTGGACTGGAGACTACTGCCCACCACTCCAGGTGAGCACCGGATGACGGAGTGGTAAGTCTGGACAGGGTGGTGGTGTTCTGAGCTGGGGAAGGTGtcacaggaggagggagtgaggtGGGGGGTGAAGATGGTGACAGTCTCTGCCAACATACCCTTACCCCCCTACTGGCCCAGGAGACCTGACATGGATTTCATTGAATCTGTGACCACACAATAGGGGGCTCAGATCCAAGGGACTTATCAGGGCCTCCTGGTGATTACATGGGGTAAAGGTCTGTAAGCTCCCTTTCCTGAGTACcccagcactgcttcccagccccatgggacgcagcggtagccattttggctccgctgcagccctgggccctGGAAAGCATTGGATTGAACTGTCAATTCTTTGGTCTGCCATGCTTTTCTTCCTATCTACCTGTTGCAGAACCAAAtagaagaaaaaagacaaaagatCAAGGCTGAGTTTCAACAAATGCACCAGttcctggaagaagaggagaaaatccttctggcccagatggaagaggtggagaaggagattgCCAGAAGGAGGGATGAGCAGCTGGCCAGACTCTGCAGGGAACTCTCCTCTCTGGAAATTGTCATCCAGGACATGGAGGAGAAGTGGCAGCAGCCTGCCAGCGAATTCCTGCAGGTAAGGTCTGATATGTTGAGCTCCACAGGCTGCCTGTGCTGTCAAGGGCAGCTGCATATATAGTGCATTACAGCAGTCTAACTGGAATGGTAGCAGGGCACGTTAAATTCCTAAATAAAACTGCTTTTACAGAGGAATCTTACTGAGTATAAGAGGGGGTTGGAGCTGTATCTGAATTCAGTGCTGGCCATTTATCCATTATTACACAGATGCCCTGTTTCAGCTATTGTTTGACCGTAGTGCCCCTGGCCAGAACTAAGCCCCAGGTTGGATCAGAAGTTGCTTGGCATTAAGTATCCCCTTGTGATAATGAGTTGTTGTTCTGTaccctcagggcgcaatcctaatccagtttccagcactgacataagggcagtgcagctccaaattaagggaacaaactttcccttatttTCAGAAAGtctccgtaactgccccccacctgcaggatgcagcacacatcctattgacacagctatgccagtgctggaaagagggttaggatttgggcctaagttggtGTTATAGAACCATTAGCTACTTAGTAGGTTGACTGGTTTATTGCCCTGGCTGGCAGCTAGACATAGATCTAGCGACATTCTCAGGGTCAGTTGGTTATTGTCCTGCCTGGTCAATAGAGATAGACCAGGAGAAACTCACAGGGGGTCTCAGTGCTAAGTTTTGCGGGTGCTTGAATGTGCCACGGAAGTgggccctcctcctcccttttggagccattctgggcagctagaGAAAAATGGAGTTGTctcttccattttgctcttgATGCCCAGAATGACTGGAAGGGTGGCTTGCGCAGCATGTTCAGGCACcggcaaaacttagcactgtgacccccccccccgtagtgacagtacagcccaatcctatccttcctccccctcACCGCAGCCAGTGCACCTGCGCTGCTTGAGCACCCAGCAAAGGGGCATTTGCAGATGTCTTTTTTttggtaaaggaacatttgttcttactCCAGGGAAACACCTCTGGTGCCAGATGTACTCCGaactgtaccagctattttgctggagcatgTGATTGAGGCCTGGATAAGATATCAGCGGTGCCACTACCACCTTGATCACCCCCTAACATTTCCCTTTTCACCTCACCACCTCCCCTACCCCAACCCATTTCCATCACCTCTCACTACCCTCCAACCCCACATGCTGACTTACGGGTGCTGGGGTATGTGATGGATCCACTAACATGCTGAGCTGCTGCATGCTTAGTCCTTGAATGGAGTGTGCACGACAGACAACTGCCAAATGAACATTGGAGGACCAGAGAGCATCACCGTCCAGCGTCTTCCTTGTGGCAGGCtctgaattttctttcttttcttttcaggataTTAGAAAGACCTTGCAGAGGTACGTGGATCCCACTCCTTTCCCTTCTTGCTTCCTGATGCTGGGAAGGGCTGTGAAGAACATGGCTCTCCAGCGGCTTATGGGGAGAGAGTGCAGGACTCCCCACCCTCTAGTGTTGTATCTCTTTGGAACAAGATGCCAGTCCTCTGTCCCTTTCCTTCAGTGATACGTTGCCCTGAGGTGTTTGTGTACCTGCTATATTCTCTATTCATGTTGCCATCACTAGAAAAGCCTCCTCCCCAAAGCACTCCCAGCGTGCCCTTCCCTCTGCCTGCAGGATTTCtactctttttttctcctccatgctGTCCTTTTGTTCCAGTCAGGAATTCCAGATGGGATGCAGTGacatacctagaggggggcaagcagGACAAATACCTCAGGCGCTGCACTGGGGGGGGCGCTACTGTGACACTCCCtgcgacaccccccccccccatactccaAGAGccgtgctgaaaatggctgcaggagcacatcCACTCTCTGAATGGTTCCACGTTGCTGTGAGGGCCACCCCTCCTCTCCTGTCAAAGGCGAAGAGAGGGGCCCTCAGATGCGGCCTTGATGTTTGACGTCTCCCCCTTCCCTTgtgttaaaggggaggagagcggTGGCAGCACTCAGCTGTGCAATCTAACAGGAGCTAAGCACTGCCTCTGCTCTTCTCCCCTTTGACACAAGAGAAGGGGGTTAACTTCAGGGTGGTGAGAAGTGATGTGACCTCCTCCCATTTCTCAGGCTCCAAGGACCCTTCCAGGCCCCTTTTGGGGGACACAAAGGCTGCCTGATTGGAGCACTTGAGGCCACTCAGAAGTGGTGCCAGGAGGCAAGcaccattccaggaggtggggaagcGGGTGGGTGCCGCTGGGCGCCGCTGGTCACCTCCTGGGCGCCGCTGCTGAGCAACCCCATAGCACTTGATCAGGCAATCCCCTCTTTTCACCTCAATTACTTCTGGATCAAGGGTGGGGGGCAAAAAGGGGGTGTTGTCCTGGGTGCCAgagcccccaggaatgcctctaaCTGGGTGGATTTTGggattagattttttttctccccactaGGTCTGAGAAGAAGGAAGTGTTTGAGaatcctgtggcttttcctcctgagGTCACCTGCAGAATTGGAGGATTCCGTGACATAAAACCCCTTCTGGAGAGGTTCATGGAGCAGCTGAAGGAAGTCATGATGCAAGGTAATGAAGAATGATGTGCAAGGATGCAGATGGTGGGCAGCTTTGGACAGGATTTGCCATGGTGCAGGGGCTGAAAGGAAGGGAGGAGATaaatcagtggtgtacctgggggtcccAGCAATTTTGCACTCCCCAACAACCCTTGcaccccaccccttttccgcCACCCCCCACACGTGACCCGGAAGTAGTGGCTTCCGTGcagctacctcctctgttcccactttggaaaaaagggggaacgaaggaggcagccgaggccccaaCAGAAGTGCCGCTTGTAAgcggtttggggctgctggaagcccagcAGTCTGGggcactgatgctctaggccGCCCTCTTGCTtctggaggcagggagcaagacaggaaggaaggataTGCAATAAACATCTCCGGCAAAAAACGTGGCCACAGTTGGGAGGAGACCGATTTCCTCACAATGGTCTCCAGGCTGATTTtgtctttttcctcctctccctccacccccaacagCCTCAGCAGCAAAtgtgactctggatccagacacggctAATCCCGAACTCATCCTGTCCAAGGACTGCAAAAGTGTGAGATGGGGAGTCGAATGTCAAGATCTGCCCGACAATCCTGAGAGATTTGACTTTTGGCATTGTGTGCTGGGTCGTGAGGAATTCACAGCAGGCAGACACTTCTGGGAGGTCACTGTGGGGAGTGAGGAATCATGGGCTGTGGGGGTTGCCATAaagtctgtgaggagaaagggctTCTTTGATTTTAGTCCTTTTGAGgggatctgggctgtggggaAGTGGAGAGGTCAGTACAGAGTTATTAATCTCATCAATTCCACTCCTCTGTCCCTGAGGCAGAAGCTCAAGAGGATCCGAGTGACTCTGGACTATGCTGGGGGAGAGGTGGCCTTTTCTGATGCTGACACAGGAATccatatccacacttactcaggagcctCATTCTGTGGAGagaccctcctccccttcttttatgTGTCAGATGAAGCCCACCTGAGCCTCTCTCCCTGAGGCAGTCGCAGGATCTTCTTCTCAGGCTCTGCTGGTTTTTCTTTCCAGACCAGAGTGATTGACAAGAAAGTGCCATCTATACATGTGTGTAAGTGGTAGAATCTGTGCCTTAAACTGGCCCTGAAAGAGGGTTGACGTATACAGGGGCCAATATGGGAGGTCACTATGGGAAGTGAGAGAATGTGGGCTGTGGGGGTTGCTGTGGGTtctgtgaggagaaagggctGGGCTCAGATGAGTCCTGAGGAAGGACTTGCTGTGGGCAAGTGGGGAGGTCAGGACAGAGTCTAGGAGTAGCTGCTGGgtgaggtggggggagcaggactgagaagcaggatgcagggggtgggggtagaggagcacttttacttacctgtgattgttctgaggcagccacagaaagcaaagaaacaaagtagccattttagcttcttctccaaacaggcagGAAAACAAAGGTGCTTATGGGATTGTGGTCAGTGTGAGGATTGCTCTTAGGGACGTTCAGCTCCATCCTCTGCACAAAGCCTGCAGGTTCCAccagcaccttcatctcccttcctgtctggagaagaagacaaacacctctttttttcttttgggctttttgctgctgcctcagaacagttcctggtaagtccccccccacccccattgatcgaagggtcacagaaaatgcattttttttggcTCGATTTGTTTGTGGAATCAACTTATACTCGAGTATCTGTGATCATTAAGAGCCACTTGGCAGCCAGAgcctcttttccagctctgcataGGCCTCATTCAGGCAGTCATCAAAACTAAATTGCATGAAATCTGCTCTTTGTTCTGTCCCGGGattcctttctcctccttcagCTTCTTTCTTGAAGAGACAATCACACGTTCATTGcaacaaataaaacaatcatCACATCCATCGATACCCAAACTCTTTGGAGATTCCCATACTCAAGGAATACCAGAAGCACTCCTGATGTAACTGTATATATATAACCGCTATACCCAATTAGCAAGTGTAAGTATATTATgcgacatggaaatgagagctgactcatatgaaCACCTTATTAGATCCTTGCTGCATCATAACAgcatctcactggctctcagaacactcagccTCATAGGCCAGTTCTGAGTTAGGGAAATTT is a window from the Tiliqua scincoides isolate rTilSci1 chromosome 2, rTilSci1.hap2, whole genome shotgun sequence genome containing:
- the LOC136640469 gene encoding zinc finger protein RFP-like isoform X3, which produces MAAAAKKLRLGEQGWATEAEGFCEKHQEPLKLFCKDHQAPICLDQISSRLKILRAEREKMLTYKADTEKESQDLLNQIEEKRQKIKAEFQQMHQFLEEEEKILLAQMEEVEKEIARRRDEQLARLCRELSSLEIVIQDMEEKWQQPASEFLQDIRKTLQRSEKKEVFENPVAFPPEVTCRIGGFRDIKPLLERFMEQLKEVMMQASAANVTLDPDTANPELILSKDCKSVRWGVECQDLPDNPERFDFWHCVLGREEFTAGRHFWEVTVGSEESWAVGVAIKSVRRKGFFDFSPFEGIWAVGKWRGQYRVINLINSTPLSLRQKLKRIRVTLDYAGGEVAFSDADTGIHIHTYSGASFCGETLLPFFYVSDEAHLSLSP
- the LOC136640469 gene encoding zinc finger protein RFP-like isoform X1 → MAAAAKKLRLGEQGWATEAEGFCEKHQEPLKLFCKDHQAPICLVCVTSKEHESHKVDLLEEVCQYKDQISSRLKILRAEREKMLTYKADTEKESQDLLNQIEEKRQKIKAEFQQMHQFLEEEEKILLAQMEEVEKEIARRRDEQLARLCRELSSLEIVIQDMEEKWQQPASEFLQDIRKTLQRSEKKEVFENPVAFPPEVTCRIGGFRDIKPLLERFMEQLKEVMMQASAANVTLDPDTANPELILSKDCKSVRWGVECQDLPDNPERFDFWHCVLGREEFTAGRHFWEVTVGSEESWAVGVAIKSVRRKGFFDFSPFEGIWAVGKWRGQYRVINLINSTPLSLRQKLKRIRVTLDYAGGEVAFSDADTGIHIHTYSGASFCGETLLPFFYVSDEAHLSLSP
- the LOC136640469 gene encoding zinc finger protein RFP-like isoform X2 → MAAAAKKLRLGEQGWATEAEGFCEKHQEPLKLFCKDHQAPICLVCVTSKEHESHKDQISSRLKILRAEREKMLTYKADTEKESQDLLNQIEEKRQKIKAEFQQMHQFLEEEEKILLAQMEEVEKEIARRRDEQLARLCRELSSLEIVIQDMEEKWQQPASEFLQDIRKTLQRSEKKEVFENPVAFPPEVTCRIGGFRDIKPLLERFMEQLKEVMMQASAANVTLDPDTANPELILSKDCKSVRWGVECQDLPDNPERFDFWHCVLGREEFTAGRHFWEVTVGSEESWAVGVAIKSVRRKGFFDFSPFEGIWAVGKWRGQYRVINLINSTPLSLRQKLKRIRVTLDYAGGEVAFSDADTGIHIHTYSGASFCGETLLPFFYVSDEAHLSLSP